The DNA sequence CAGATACTTGGATTCAGCTGCATAATCAATTGGGGCAACAGCTCTGACAGTTATCCTCTGCCTCTTCTCATTGTTGTACTCATTTTGAGCAACGCTGACACGGAAAAGGTGAGGAACCCATGTTGCCTCCTTCAGTTTCTTCTGATAAGTAGCCTCTCCATCCTGAAACCATATGcatcaacaaacaaagttATCAGACGTTATTACTGCAATCAAGCACAGATATGAATGGTTTTTATAAATGGATGGGATGCTAACATGAAGTTTTATCTCATTCAGCTCATCAGCTGTGCATCCAATCATTTTCTCCGCTTGCTCATTGAAAACTGAAACAAACGCTTCACCACTTGCATCAGAAACCTTCAATGCCATTATGTATCTGCAACAAGCAACGAATTGATTGTGTTAACAAATTTGGCAGGTGGACTGGTAACATGATGAAATGAATTCAACATGCATACCTTAAACTGCAGCCATCTTCATTTTTCTGGCACCCTTCACACCAGTAGCCAGATCCCACAGCTTCAGTAACCTTCTTGGAGCAGGTCTTGCAAGCACGGTACGACATTGCTTGATCAGGTTTGATGGTGCTAACGTATGCTTTGATGGAGAAGTATACGGGCTATaaagaagaaacaaataaaccaTGTTAGGGTGATAAGCTATAATTGATATGATCAATCGAGGTCCaacatatttaaatatcagAGATGCTAGATAAATACCTTGTCCTCTCCCAAGGAAAGGTTACTGGTGATATGAGATAAGGTAACTCTGTCAGTGTACATGGAGCGAGCTCCATTTCTGTTGGACGGGCTTGAGTCATTACCAATAGCAGCCAAAGAAGTGTCTTTGCCTTCAGAATCATACCTGTACACCAAAAGATCACAAAAGGTTTAGATATGCTGACTTGTGATACAGAAGAAAGTTTTTAGATTGATACATTACTCTTCCTTACCAAGATCTCAGCTTTTTGGCTTCTGGTGTGTCAGGGTCAACTAATATAATACTTTTACTCAGTGCTGATAATGATACAcctgaataataaaacagaGGCTGATCATGAGATTGCTTTATTAACATagtaataatgaaataagtgTGATCATTAATTCCAATACCTTGAAATTCACCAACTTTGAGAGATTTTATAGCAACTACAGGAGATTTATCAGCCATATCAAGAAGTTCTTGCCCAACACTCGTGGCAAGATCATTCCATAGAGACACCACCACAGTTTTCTTCCTGGAATCAAATTACACAGTACCATTAGtttaaatatacatacaattacattattaaactgCATAAACACGAATACACGATCAATATCATGGAGTAAGCACTTACGTCTCATCTGCAATAACTATATCACGCTTTGGGATAGTTTCATTGTTGCTCTTCCTTCTAATGCTCATTGTAGGAGACACGCTCTGAACCACGCCAATAACATCTGCAACAGCCAACAGATAAAAACATACATTAGAATGCTTAACATTAGATCAACAAGCAGTCAGTAGATTTAATGTGGCCACTTACCAACAAGTTCCCTTCCATTGACAAATGGACCCAACTCATCAATTGGGGTGAAACTGAATTTTGTTTCAGGAATAAAGGTTGCCTCATTGCTGGCTTCTTCCACTTCTGAATTTTCATTCAAGGTCATCTCATAATCATTTTGCACAGTTTtgaattgcttgtttgctACTTTCAAGGTTCCCTTTGATATGTAGTAAACCTTCCCCATCTGAAACTTGTCAAAGAATTTCTTCGCAGCATCATTAAACATGGTTGCTTGTATTTGAGTACCCTGAAAATTTGTATCAGACCCGGTTACTACAGCATCAACACAATTAACATCTTAACCTTTAGAGTAATCTAATCCTTTACTTACATCTTCATCCGTCAACTCTACATTAAATACACAGCCTTCTCCTCTAGCATTCCTGTAAGTCCGCATGTTTCCCTTGCTCGTGACCCGGACTTTAATTGTCCAGTTTCCTTGATAAGGATTCAAAGAAACAAGTGGATGGACTCGCCGTGTCATCGCCATTCGGGCAGCTGGTGCCGCACTGCCATTAATCACATTCTACTCATAAGATACAAATCCCCTTAAAGATATTCCATATACTTGTAAATTaacaaacaaaaccaaaacaaataaaacatatcTTACTTTCCATGCTGGTCATGAACAATTTGAGCAGCAGATTTAGTCACAACTTCTTGTTTTGGCTTCAACACTATAGCAGGAGACCCAGTTTTCACATCAGCATCCATTTCCTGGTTCTGTTTCAAAGAATTCACACCATCCTCAACCTTAACCTCAGCCTTATACTCGGCCTCAAGCGCAGACGACACAACATCACACTTGGACACAATCAAGAACCTATAACAAAGTACACGCAATTTTACATCAACTTCACACAACAAAGAGAACGGAAACTAAGCAAATCACAGCATCAAGCAAGgaaattttacttttcattCTTGGTTGGGATATCATTGAGAGTGTAGTCAAGCACGCGAATAAGCCCCAAATTCTGGATGTTCCCAGATGTGACTTCAGACGCTAGAGTCGACTGCAACAGAGCCCTCACCTTCATTTTGCCATCACTCGCCATGAACCTACAACAATTCCATACCATATGAATCAGATCCAAAAAGTAAatcatttctaattttaacCTAATTACTGAATCAGATCTAAGCAATAAAATCAAAGGGTTAAATCTAGTAATTTCTAGAAATCGAAAATCTTCGCCACAATAACACACACGAGATCCAGTTATCTACTTGACATAAACAACATTTGACAAAATATGAGATCAAATCAAGGGTTACCCATACTCGTACACTTCTCGCATAACTCATAGtacaataaaagataaaatcaaAGCTAAATACATACATGTATTTGTTGCCCGTGGGCTTGAGATCGACGACTTGTACAATTATTTCCGGCAAATCGGAAGAAGAATCCGGGCATGGGTTTGCTAGAATAACAGAAATAGCATCTGGGGTTACAGTTTTAGCCATCTTCTCCTCACTCTCACTATACCTTACAGTCAAAGAATATAGGCAGCGATGAAGCAGATAACAGATGGTGCTGTAGCTGGATAAAAAGGGTGCGAATGTGACTGAGGCGTTAGAGAATGAAGGGAAACAAGCACTGTAAATGAGGGTTTTGTAACTCGAAAACGGGCGCGCAATTTCTTTGCCAGGTGAAGCGGGAattgaaaattggaatttgtTTCGATTTTGGCGCCATATCAATTCGTAGTGCAAGATGCGTCGTCGTTTTGTCCTGAATGGCgccaattaattttgattgatttcgTATGGTgccaaaatattttctaaGACTCATAATTAATGGCAATAATATAAACTGCTGTATTACTCTTTCAAATACAAGTTGCTCGACTGTGTTGGTGGTACAACTTTGTGtaagttaatttatttgtaattgcAATATATTGAGTTGGATGTAAGTCTATTACCCTCCCGTCtcatataaatgaataattttttttccgttaaataaaaataattcatatgtATTTTTGGTAACTTCGTTCCCTTTCCATTTAATGAGGTGGACACATTTCTACAATGataatactccatgtttttttttctatctcacttattttattaagtgtgtattaaaattcgtactgtctcaaaagtttttatttttatgttggaGGGAATATAATTTTACTCTTACACTTAGCGATGGgaggatgtgatcaaatgaaaattatatatttaatacaaacTCAACTTTAATCTTAGCCATTAATTATATTCTGTGGTTAATATGGTGTTCAATTCCTATGTCAACAAGAGCATATGTTTTGTCAACGGATGGTGATTTTGTAACTTAATTTGATAAACGGCTTATGCGTTCCTAATTTATCTCCCACTTTCTAAACTGCAAATATTCACATCTTCAGTGACGATCTTCACCATTGTAATTGACGTCTCCTATTCTcaacaattcaatttttccaATCAAAAAACCTAGCTAATTCCGATCATGTGCTGATTCGTCGAAAAAATTGCATGAATTTTGCGTTGACACTGCGTGGTTGATTCCttgttgatgttgaattttgtgttgaaatggCGTTGAAAATCtttgttgatgttgaatttCGTGTTGAATCCTTAACACTTTGTTGAGCtttgttgatgttgaatttCGTGCTGAATTGCGCTGACACTTTGTTGAAATGGCGTTGAAGCTTCGTTGATGTTGAATTTCGTGCCGAATCGTTGATTCTTTTGTTCTGCTGTAGTTTTTTTGTGATGAAATCGCGTTGGCTCTTTTGTTCTATTGctgttgaattttgtgttaaaATCGTGTTGATTCTATGCTGATTCTAAGAACGTAAATAGTGGAAGGAGAGAGAACGATGAAATCagaattacataattattcGATAATTAAATGATTCATCATATCATGAAAGTGTCTATTATACCCTCGGTTGACAGATTTATCGaagttattgatattttcaaatgaaaacattataattgttgaaaatagcaactctttcctttttagtccgttccttaaaaataacaactttcaaacttttcattttaggaaatttttACACCCTTCACAAAGTGGACCCCATCATccactaatattaatttcattacttttttctctacatctctcttactttagagcatctccaatggtcggctagcgaccggctagccgaaccattggagtcgGCCAGCGCAAAATTGGCCAAAATTTCGGcgtgcgctggccgccattgtggcgtgccgatcggccagcgccgattttcgatttttttttttttttttaaaaacctatataaacgcgattttctttctctctaaatttctgtacaagagcaacatctaaCGATGAACAACAACAACTAAGCccattacaaaattaagaccctcgttcggctagcggcaaactaacatagattcaaggcatactaacattttttaatgtatttttttaataaattagtgaggagtagagtggggcggtggttCGTGTGTGGAAgtccggatttttttttattatgcaatttttttgatttttagttaatgtacttttttttatttaaataaaattaacgaattttttccgtatatatgtcgtaaatttaattccgtattgtgattttaattccgtaaatgtagtatttttgaattatttttattgcggctggcctatggctggcctaaatctgatgtggcaggtggatttttagtgctttgctgacgtggcagggggaGAAACTGCTGGCCGATTTCTGGCCGAagtaccattggagatgctcttaacaatttttctctccctctctcttactttacatcTCCATCTCCTTACTTCActtctccatctctcttactttaccaatttttctccccctctctcttactttaccaaattgtgcattaaaactcgtccCATTTCAAACCTccctattttttaaaaacggaGATAGTAAAATTTAGTAGCTAGgattaaagttttgagtttgtattaGATATATGGTTTTCTTATATCACTACCCTAAGGGTGGGACTATTAATATTGGGTATTGGGATGTTTACCCAATCTCAACCAGATATCCGCAGGAAATTGGATACCTGATATCCAATAAAATGGGATCGGGtaatgaaatttaagataaGTCGAGTATTGAGTAACCCAATTGGGTATCGGGTATTACCCGAATACCCGTTTTACTATTTAAggtcatttttaattatgtttagcCATTTAGGGTTATTGGCTATGGGATAAATTatttacctaattataattaattaggttaTTTTTCCCTGGCATTTATAAATAAGTCAATCATCCGACTTGTTGCCTCATACAAATATTCTCTAGGTCGCATCTCGGTTAGTCATTGGCTTCCCTCGACAATACAGTTGACATTTTTAAGTTTATAATAACACATAATTAgcatacaaaacaaaaataaagagaatttTAGCTTTAaacattcaaaaaaaaattattcttaagtttttaattaattattaataaatgtaaagaGTTGGGTATTTGGGTACCTAATCATCGGGTTTAGATACCCGTGGCGGTTATTTGGGTACCTAGAAAACATATCGGATCGAATATTTGATGTACATTTGGATGATTTTTGGGTTTGGGTACCCATTTTTTCGGATCGCAAACCCATGAATACCCAAATTCCCACCCGGCCCCCCTATTACACTTAAACTAAACAGATTAACAAAAATCGTGCAAGTCGTTTTGTGTGCTTAGGgtgtctccggtggcgccctTCCACTAGGACctccactagcccttcccacaaaAATTATCTTccacgtcagcactagcccttcccattccactgccacatcactagcccttcctACTGCACCAGGACTTCCACTAGCCCTTtcccataattaaattaattcacaattaaaattaaaatttacggaattaaaattcgacacgaatacgaacgggaaatacgaatatttcattaaaaaaaacatacatcattcggaaaaaaaaattacatagttgggggagccctatttatagatttaaaaaaaaaaaaaaaaaatttaaaaattgcggacgtccgaccttcgccacagtggcggacgtccggttgGACGTCGATGCGAGGGGCGAGGCCATCCGACGGGTactcgggacgggcgtgggcgctCTTCCCACCCActatggcggacgtccggtcggacgttgGCGACGTCCTACCGGGACGTCCGCCGTTGGAGACACCCTTATGATCTTAGTAAAATACTTATATTAAGCAATAATTATGGTAACCTTACTTGACTAACTATTCCAATCTATTTTGAAACAAACATTTTGttatatacaattaatatCACATTGGTGAGTGTATATACAGATATCACAGATTCTCACATCCCCATAATTCATACAGAAAACGTATCCactccaatttattttaaatatttttcaaatttagtaGTACTTACTTAACTTACTTGTATCAAATTGATTACTAAAATGTcatttgttaatttgtttcaaAGTGATTCGCAACTTTCGCTAAATTATTTTGAACTAAATGTTCATGCATATGATTTGGAGTACGAAATCATGAGTTTTGAATGAGATGTTGACGTGGCAgttaaaaatgtgatttgtgatataatttgaaatatgataTAGGATTATATTGCTAATGGCGTAATTTGATAGCTTCTAATCTGCAAAACACATTTATAGACTTAAATAGTTAATACTACTTTAATCTATTAATCTTGTTAATCTTGTATGCCAAAACAAATGCTCCTAAATTAACGAAAACTTCATTACTATTTAATTGCTACATGTGGAGGAATTTGATCTATTCAACAAAAGTGATGATTAAAGGACAGTCAAATAATAAAGTTTAGAGggataatatcatttttcaaaatttaattagttaatcgcatagcatttaaaattaatattgaattacaaaattttaatgaacgACTTCGTTTGATAAATTAAGTTTACTATTTTGCACTATTTAATGAAAGTatgttgatttgaattttgaacaGGATTGACCAATGCTGACtagattttttaataaatgcatGGTtacaagtaaataaattatgtgagAGTATTTGTTCGTGTtgctaaataatactactagtaaattCATCCAAGcgtataaataaaagaataaatgccaaaattaatcttgaacatatgtctattttattattttggtcataaactttatcttttgaattttttggttttgtacatttcaaatcggatcacaattggtcctccgtTCACAATTCCATTAATATTTAACGGTCAACAATTCtaatcacaattttgaccaacttaagcaaattttaattatttaattatcaaaattatttttttaaataaatcataaattatttattccagatcactttcatcttcttcctccactTTCATCAATGGCGGGCCGGAAGATTTTCACCGTGAACCCGTCACGCCGTCATTGCCTCTCCGGCACGACCTCCGCCGCTGGGCCTCCTCTTTTATCTTATCCCCCACAAGCGCAAAAATCTGCGATGGCGCCGTTACTAAACAAGCATTTCTATCAATATCGACGCGTACAACAACGCGCCATCTCACAAAAAAAATGCTGCTCAAAATGACAGCTACAGCCACCATGAGCATAGCCACATCCCCACTCTCCTACCTCTTCAAACCCCCTTTCTCCTTCCCCCAATCTCAAACCCTTCATTTCCCCTCACAAATTCCACACCTTCAAACCCTCTCCTCTCAGAATGAGCTGGCTCAACAAGCTCGGCTTCGGCCTCTGCTCCGCCGCCGATTCCTCCGTTgaatcctcctcctccgccatAGCGCAGGGCCAACAGTTCACCCAATTCGGATTGGGCTGCCATCGCAGATTTTTGCGCCGGTGGGGGATAAGATAAAAGAGGAGGCCCAGCGGTGGAGCGACGTCGTGCCGGAGAGGCAGTGACGGCGTGACGGGTTCACGGTGAAAATCTTCCGCTCCCTTCCCGCCATTGATGAAAGTggagaaagaagatgaaagtgatttataataaataatttatgatttattttaaaaaataattttgataattaaataattaaaatttgcttaagttggtcaaaattgtgattaaaattGTTGACCGTTAAATATTAACGGAATTGTTAacggaggaccaattgtgatccgatttgaaatgtacaggacaaaaaaattcaaaagataaagttaggaccaaaatgataaaatagacATATGTTTAGCACCAATTTTAGCCTTTTActctaaataaaatgataaatgtgaCATTCcaatcttatcaaaatattgtCAATTTGACCTCTGCAgtacaaatattcattttaatagcacaaaaagatagcaaaactaaatttaatgtgtaatattcttttttcatttgcaataatatttcatgtctacttttgaaaaaaatgagaggaatattgtatatttaacacataaaaagGGGTTaggaaaattacaataatgataatataaaattttcggtgatacatttattaaaattaatatttatttttcaactatatATCCGTACAGGGTAACCTGCATATCTGAAATCCTAACCCATAAATGTAAACATTGTACgtcatttatattttctctttttcaaaaataaaatgaaaatcacCTTCGTTTTAAGTGGTTTATTTATGTGTATAGATTCCGTTTTCAAATGTCATGGATCGACCAATATTTGActagattttataataagtGGTTATgattccaattttttaaataaattactactatatgtgAGAaagtatttgtttgttttgctAAATTAGAGTAAATTCATCcaaaagtataaataaaatgatagatCTGACATTCCAAAAAGAGAgcaaaactaaatttaatgtTGAATATCCTTTTCATTTGCAATAATATTTCAtgtctatttttgaaaaaaatgaaaggaaaattaattatttaacacCTACAAAAAGGGGttaggaaaattaaaataatgacaatatgaaattttaggtGATGATTATTGCTAAATGTCGATATTTATTAAAGCCAATATTTCATGTCTATTTTGTCGTTGATGATCAATTGCAATAATATTTCAtgtctatttttgaaaaaaattgagaggACGATTAAATATTTAACACCCATAATAGAGGTTAGGAAAACTACAATAATGGCAATATGAAATTTTCGGTGATGATTAATTGCTACATGTCGATATTTATTAAAGCCAACATTCCATGTCTATTTTCGAAAAAAACATTTGtttgtcaactatatatatatagccaGGTATGGTATATGTGCTATATCGGAAATCCAACGCACAAATTTAAACTATCATATTTACATATTCAtcttttcaaaatgaaaatcgtgtttgttttgtttatgatGATGGCGATGATTGTCTCAATTAAGGGTGAAACAAGAGAGGAATGTTATAATCGATGCGATCAAACTTGCAAAGGATCAATCGTATGCATGGGTGGTTGTGTAGATAATGAACAATGTAACAGCAAACCTCCTGCCTCCGCCGCCAAATCTCGGCCGTCGTTCTCCACCGTCGTTGCTGATGAGTTACATGGTGCCGATCCACAACAATAGATATGCATATATTCAACATACAACTTCTTAATAATTAGTAATAATGTAGAAGTGAATGTTTGGTGAAGTTGTATTTGTTtgagaaattattattattattatatattattatcttgTTTTAAAAGGTTGGTTCTTTGAATGATTATTTTCAtatcacataaaaattaaaagtccATTTACCAATTAATATGCGAGttaaataaggaaaataggataattaatcaattttgaaattcagtcacattttttttttattatggttATGATAGTACAAATTATTGTGGCCATAATACTTCAttacctacttaccatttttGATCTCTGGCCTCCTGAAGCTACCTCTGTTTCTTGGTTGAGACAGTACAAGTGtggtgtgtgtgcagtgttgcgatattcaaataaggcaggttccccagatccagcaagtccactaaatcacttggtctaggaactcgtaggTTGCGTGgaatctcggtcgtcggacacacaagtaCTTTTccgcttcaaaaaccctcaaccactttactaaacctagtatagggaagtagggatcgatcccacagagaaggatgcgtaagaatcgtaatcaaggatttgggagtattttttttggtgttggctgctgccacgcattttcttgggttgaggaaaaatt is a window from the Salvia hispanica cultivar TCC Black 2014 chromosome 1, UniMelb_Shisp_WGS_1.0, whole genome shotgun sequence genome containing:
- the LOC125213302 gene encoding replication protein A 70 kDa DNA-binding subunit B-like, which translates into the protein MAKTVTPDAISVILANPCPDSSSDLPEIIVQVVDLKPTGNKYMFMASDGKMKVRALLQSTLASEVTSGNIQNLGLIRVLDYTLNDIPTKNEKFLIVSKCDVVSSALEAEYKAEVKVEDGVNSLKQNQEMDADVKTGSPAIVLKPKQEVVTKSAAQIVHDQHGNAAPAARMAMTRRVHPLVSLNPYQGNWTIKVRVTSKGNMRTYRNARGEGCVFNVELTDEDGTQIQATMFNDAAKKFFDKFQMGKVYYISKGTLKVANKQFKTVQNDYEMTLNENSEVEEASNEATFIPETKFSFTPIDELGPFVNGRELVDVIGVVQSVSPTMSIRRKSNNETIPKRDIVIADETKKTVVVSLWNDLATSVGQELLDMADKSPVVAIKSLKVGEFQGVSLSALSKSIILVDPDTPEAKKLRSWYDSEGKDTSLAAIGNDSSPSNRNGARSMYTDRVTLSHITSNLSLGEDKPVYFSIKAYVSTIKPDQAMSYRACKTCSKKVTEAVGSGYWCEGCQKNEDGCSLRYIMALKVSDASGEAFVSVFNEQAEKMIGCTADELNEIKLHDGEATYQKKLKEATWVPHLFRVSVAQNEYNNEKRQRITVRAVAPIDYAAESKYLIEEMTKIKVSN